The following proteins come from a genomic window of Megalobrama amblycephala isolate DHTTF-2021 linkage group LG1, ASM1881202v1, whole genome shotgun sequence:
- the LOC125262851 gene encoding embryonic polyadenylate-binding protein-like isoform X2: MNSSGPAYPLASLYVGDLHPDVTEAMLYQKFSPAGQIMSIRVCRDVITRRSLGYAYINFQQPADVIKGRPIRIMWSQRDPGLRKSGVGNIFIKNMDESIDNKALYDTFSAFGNILSCKVVCDENGSKGYGFVHFETQEAANRAIETMNGMLLNDRKV; the protein is encoded by the exons ATGAATAGCAGTGGACCAGCATACCCATTAGCCTCTCTATACGTTGGGGACCTTCATCCTGATGTCACTGAGGCCATGCTGTACCAGAAGTTTTCTCCTGCTGGTCAGATCATGTCCATCCGTGTGTGCCGTGATGTAATTACACGGAGATCCCTTGGATATGCGTACATCAACTTCCAGCAGCCTGCTGATG TCATCAAGGGTCGTCCAATCAGGATCATGTGGTCACAGCGAGATCCAGGTCTGAGAAAGTCTGGTGTGGGAAACATCTTCATCAAGAACATGGATGAGTCCATTGATAACAAGGCTCTCTATGACACCTTTTCTGCTTTTGGTAACATCTTGTCATGTAAG GTAGTTTGTGATGAGAACGGCTCAAAGGGTTATGGGTTTGTGCACTTTGAGACACAAGAAGCTGCCAACAGAGCCATTGAGACAATGAATGGCATGCTTCTGAATGATCGCAAAGTGTAA
- the LOC125262851 gene encoding embryonic polyadenylate-binding protein-like isoform X1 yields the protein MNSSGPAYPLASLYVGDLHPDVTEAMLYQKFSPAGQIMSIRVCRDVITRRSLGYAYINFQQPADAECALDTMNYEVIKGRPIRIMWSQRDPGLRKSGVGNIFIKNMDESIDNKALYDTFSAFGNILSCKVVCDENGSKGYGFVHFETQEAANRAIETMNGMLLNDRKV from the exons ATGAATAGCAGTGGACCAGCATACCCATTAGCCTCTCTATACGTTGGGGACCTTCATCCTGATGTCACTGAGGCCATGCTGTACCAGAAGTTTTCTCCTGCTGGTCAGATCATGTCCATCCGTGTGTGCCGTGATGTAATTACACGGAGATCCCTTGGATATGCGTACATCAACTTCCAGCAGCCTGCTGATG CGGAATGTGCCCTTGACACAATGAACTATGAAGTCATCAAGGGTCGTCCAATCAGGATCATGTGGTCACAGCGAGATCCAGGTCTGAGAAAGTCTGGTGTGGGAAACATCTTCATCAAGAACATGGATGAGTCCATTGATAACAAGGCTCTCTATGACACCTTTTCTGCTTTTGGTAACATCTTGTCATGTAAG GTAGTTTGTGATGAGAACGGCTCAAAGGGTTATGGGTTTGTGCACTTTGAGACACAAGAAGCTGCCAACAGAGCCATTGAGACAATGAATGGCATGCTTCTGAATGATCGCAAAGTGTAA